Proteins encoded together in one Aeromonas encheleia window:
- a CDS encoding DUF484 family protein, whose amino-acid sequence MSELKRQETLVDEASVLEYLARYPEFFQRHAAMLDRIRIPHERKGTVSLVERQLDRQRERIDQLEQEITELMGVASENERIFRVYADLYGELYGCQTLFEMSVAMGKAFVQRLRLTELRLWLNPKKFQLSGPEQRFLAQGKQLEQLLGQRLPGSDYYFGRLNQSEKQALFGSDVLVNSVALMRLGDLGVLAFASSDPSHFAPHNDTLLLGQLGRLLQLRLPELVRG is encoded by the coding sequence ATGAGCGAACTCAAACGGCAGGAGACACTGGTGGACGAAGCCAGCGTGCTGGAGTACCTGGCCCGTTATCCCGAGTTTTTCCAGCGCCACGCGGCCATGCTGGACCGGATCCGTATTCCCCATGAGCGCAAGGGCACCGTCTCCCTGGTGGAGCGCCAGCTGGATCGACAGCGCGAGCGCATCGATCAGCTGGAGCAGGAGATCACCGAGCTGATGGGGGTCGCCAGCGAGAATGAGCGGATCTTCCGGGTCTATGCGGATCTCTATGGCGAGCTCTACGGCTGCCAGACCCTGTTCGAGATGAGCGTGGCCATGGGCAAGGCCTTCGTGCAGCGGCTGCGGCTGACCGAGTTGCGGCTCTGGCTCAACCCGAAGAAGTTCCAGCTGAGCGGCCCGGAGCAGCGCTTCCTGGCACAGGGCAAGCAGCTCGAGCAACTGCTGGGTCAGCGCCTGCCCGGATCGGATTACTACTTCGGCCGGCTCAACCAGAGCGAGAAACAGGCGCTGTTTGGCAGCGACGTGCTGGTCAACTCGGTGGCCCTGATGCGGCTCGGCGATCTCGGCGTGCTGGCCTTCGCCAGCTCGGATCCCAGCCACTTCGCCCCCCACAACGACACCCTGTTGCTGGGTCAGCTGGGTCGCCTACTGCAACTGCGTCTGCCCGAGCTGGTTCGTGGCTAA
- the dapF gene encoding diaminopimelate epimerase — protein sequence MLIDFSKMHGLGNDFMVVDGVTQKVFFSNDVIKKLADRHFGIGFDQLLLVEPPYDPELDFHYRIFNADGSEVEQCGNGARCFARFVRLKGLINRDRIAVSTARGRITLQLEGENQVTVNMGVPQFEPGKVPFRAQKAEKTYLLRAQEHTVMCGVVSMGNPHCVIEVPSVDDAPVQTLGAIMERHERFPERVNVGFMEMVNATEIRLRVFERGVGETLACGTGACAAVVIGISQGKLRERVTVSLPGGKLTIAWKGPGQPVYMTGPAEHVFDGQIEL from the coding sequence ATGTTGATAGATTTTTCCAAGATGCATGGCCTGGGCAACGACTTCATGGTGGTGGACGGTGTCACCCAGAAGGTGTTCTTCAGCAATGACGTCATCAAGAAGCTGGCGGATCGCCACTTCGGCATCGGCTTCGACCAGCTGCTGCTGGTGGAGCCGCCCTATGATCCTGAGCTCGACTTTCACTACCGCATCTTCAATGCCGATGGCAGCGAAGTGGAGCAGTGTGGCAACGGGGCGCGCTGTTTCGCCCGCTTCGTGCGGCTGAAGGGGCTGATCAACCGGGATCGCATCGCGGTCAGCACGGCCCGTGGCCGCATCACCCTGCAGCTGGAGGGGGAGAACCAGGTCACGGTCAACATGGGGGTGCCCCAGTTTGAACCGGGCAAGGTACCATTCCGTGCCCAGAAGGCGGAGAAGACCTATCTGCTGCGGGCGCAGGAGCATACGGTGATGTGCGGGGTCGTCTCCATGGGCAACCCGCACTGCGTCATCGAGGTGCCCTCGGTGGATGACGCGCCCGTGCAGACCCTGGGCGCCATCATGGAGCGGCACGAGCGTTTTCCCGAGCGGGTCAACGTCGGCTTCATGGAGATGGTCAACGCCACCGAAATCCGCCTGCGGGTGTTTGAGCGCGGGGTGGGGGAAACCCTGGCTTGCGGCACCGGCGCCTGCGCGGCCGTGGTGATCGGCATCAGCCAGGGCAAGCTCAGGGAGCGGGTCACCGTCAGCCTGCCGGGCGGCAAGCTGACCATCGCCTGGAAGGGACCTGGCCAGCCGGTCTACATGACCGGGCCGGCCGAGCACGTGTTCGATGGTCAGATAGAGTTATAG
- the lysA gene encoding diaminopimelate decarboxylase — MDHFNYDADGQLQAEQLPLQRLAEQHGTPLYVYSRATLERHWHAFDQAAGDIPHLICYAVKANSNLALLNLLARLGSGFDIVSGGELSRVLAAGGDPAKVVFSGVAKSEAEMRLALEKEILCFNLESEAELERLNRVAGSMGKTARVSVRVNPDIDAGTHPYISTGLKQNKFGIPIEQAPAIYRKAAAMAHIEIKGVDCHIGSQLTELTPFMEAADKLLRLIDELAAEGIQIHHLDVGGGLGVNYGAEQPPHPTEYAQALKQKLAGRELTLLFEPGRAIVANAGVLLTRVEYLKPGETRNFALIDAGMNDLLRPSLYGAWMNIIEVDSRTSHEKAVYDVVGPVCETGDFLGKERTLAIAEGSLLAVRSAGAYGFTMSSNYNTRPRAAEVLVDGDKAFLIREREPLESLWQGEHLLP; from the coding sequence TTGGATCACTTTAACTACGACGCCGACGGCCAGCTTCAGGCCGAACAGCTGCCGCTGCAGCGGCTCGCCGAGCAACATGGCACCCCGCTCTATGTCTACTCCCGCGCCACCCTGGAGCGTCACTGGCACGCGTTCGATCAGGCGGCCGGCGACATTCCCCACCTGATCTGCTACGCGGTCAAGGCCAACTCCAACCTGGCGCTGCTCAACCTGCTGGCCCGCCTGGGCTCGGGTTTTGACATCGTCTCCGGCGGCGAGCTGTCCAGGGTGCTGGCGGCGGGGGGTGATCCCGCCAAGGTGGTCTTCTCCGGCGTGGCCAAGAGCGAGGCCGAGATGCGGCTGGCGCTGGAAAAAGAGATCCTCTGCTTCAACCTGGAGTCGGAAGCCGAGCTGGAGCGCCTGAACCGGGTGGCCGGCAGCATGGGCAAGACCGCACGGGTCTCGGTGCGGGTCAATCCGGATATCGATGCCGGCACCCATCCCTACATCTCCACCGGGCTCAAGCAGAACAAGTTTGGCATCCCCATCGAGCAGGCCCCGGCTATCTACCGCAAGGCGGCGGCCATGGCCCACATCGAGATCAAGGGGGTGGATTGCCATATCGGCTCCCAGCTCACCGAACTGACTCCCTTCATGGAGGCGGCGGACAAGCTGCTGCGGCTGATCGATGAGCTGGCCGCCGAAGGCATCCAGATCCATCACTTGGACGTGGGCGGTGGCCTCGGGGTCAACTACGGCGCCGAGCAGCCACCCCATCCCACCGAATATGCGCAGGCGCTCAAGCAGAAGCTGGCGGGCCGGGAGCTGACCCTGCTGTTCGAACCGGGCCGTGCCATCGTCGCCAACGCCGGCGTGCTGCTGACCCGGGTCGAATACCTCAAGCCGGGGGAGACCCGCAACTTCGCGCTGATCGACGCCGGCATGAACGATCTGCTGCGCCCCTCCCTCTATGGCGCCTGGATGAACATCATCGAGGTGGATAGCCGCACGTCCCATGAGAAGGCGGTCTACGATGTGGTGGGACCCGTGTGCGAAACCGGCGACTTCCTCGGCAAGGAGCGCACCCTGGCCATAGCCGAGGGCTCCCTGCTGGCGGTCCGCTCCGCCGGTGCCTATGGCTTCACCATGTCCTCCAACTACAACACCCGTCCCCGTGCGGCCGAGGTGCTGGTGGACGGTGACAAGGCGTTCCTCATCCGGGAGCGCGAGCCGCTGGAATCGCTCTGGCAGGGCGAGCACCTGCTGCCCTGA